Below is a window of Perca flavescens isolate YP-PL-M2 chromosome 12, PFLA_1.0, whole genome shotgun sequence DNA.
ctttatttgacatactataatatgactattttattacttttttcaacatactatactataaatcttttctgactttttttgacatactatactatgacttttttctactttttatgctttttacatactatactatgagtattttattactttttttgacatactatactatgactttttattactttatttgacatactatactatgactattttattactttttttttaaatactatactatgactttttttgacatactttttatactatgactttttattactttttttgacatactatactatgacatttttttgacatactatcctatgtcttttttattacttttttgacatactatactatgactattttattactttttttgacatactatactatgacttttttttgacatactatcctatgacttttttattactttttttacatactatactatgactattttattactttttttgacatactatactatgactattttattactttttttgacatactatactataacttttttttgacatactatactatgactttttttatcacttttttcgtcaAACTATACTATCGCTTTCTTCAACATGCTACACTATGCGTTTTCATGACACTTTTCGGtgtcttttttattactttgttctaagtactatgctatgactttttttcaacatgctatactatgatttgtttttattttattcgaTATACTACACTACgaaatttttttgggcatttctgcctttactGGATAGGGcagctagatatgaaaggggaagaGTGAGGGGGacgacatgcaggaaatcgtcacaggttggactcgaaccctggaccttctgtgtCAAGGCATACACTATATCTATATAGCTGCACCTGtgctaccaactgagctaacccggccactaatatgactttttattactttttacgacatactatgctatgagtattttatcacttttttcgacatactatactatgacttttttcaacattctatactatgacttttaatgactttattttgacatactataatatgactattttattacttttttttcaacatactatactataaatctttttctgacttttttttgacatactatactttgtttctgactttttttttgacatactatactatgagtattttattacttttttttttcacatactatactatttttactttttactttttaacattctatactatgacttttaatgactttatttgacatactataatatgactattttattacttttttcaacatactatactataaatcttttctgactttttttgacatactatactttgtttctgacttttttttgacatactatactattttgactttttgattttttacatactatctatacttttttcattttaatgacatttttgactttatactatataatatgactattttattacttttttcacatactatactataaatctttttatgacttttttttttttacatatatactttgtttctgactttttttttttttttactatactatgagtattttattactttttttgacatactatactatgacttttttattactttttttgacatactatactatgactattttattacttttttttgacatactatactatgacttttttcgacatactatactatgactttttattactttttttgacatactatactatgacttttttttgacatactatcctatgtcttttttattacttttttgacatactatactatgactattttattactttttttgacatactatagtatgacttttttttgacatactatcctatgacttttttattactttttttacatactatactataactttttttgacatactatactatgacttttttttatcacttttttcgtcaAACTATACTATCGCTTTCTTCAACATGCTACACTATGCGTTTTCATGACACTTTTCGGtgtcttttttattactttgttctaagtactatgctatgacttttttttcacatgctatactatttttttcacatttgttttttttttatttttttactacatACTACACTACGAAatgtttttgggcatttctgcctttactGGATAGGGcagctagatatgaaaggggaagaGTGAGGGGGacgacatgcaggaaatcgtcacaggttggactcgaaccctggaccttctgtgtCAAGGCATAcactatatctatatatctgcaCCTGtgctaccaactgagctaacccggccactaatatgactttttattactttctacgacatactatgctatgagtattttatcacttttttcgacatactatactatgacttttttcaacattctatactatgacttttaatgactttatttgacatactataatatgactattttatcacttttttcaacatactatactataaatcttttctgacttttttttgacatactatactttgtttctgactttttttgacaaactatactatgagtattttattacttttttcgacatactatactatgacttttttcaacattctatactatgacttttaatgactttatttgacatactataatatgactattttattacttttttcaacatactatactataaatcttttctgactttttttgacatactatactttgtttctgactttttttgacatactatactatgagtattttattacttttttattactttttttgacatactatactatgactattttattactttttttcgacatactatactatgactttttattactttttacgacatactatgctatgagtattttatcatttttttcgacctaatatactatgactttttttgacatactatcctatgacttttttattacttttttgacatactatactatgactattttattatttttttttgacatactatactatgacttttttttgacatactatcctatgacttttttattactttttttacatactatactatgactattttattacttttttttgacatactatactataacttttttcgacatactatactatgacttttttttatcacttttttcgtcaaactatactatcactttctTCAACATGCTACACTATGCGTTTTCATGACACTTTTCggtggcttttttattactttgttctaagtactatgctatgacttttatcgacatacctatactatgactttttttcaacatgctatactatgatttgtttttattttattcgacatactacactacgaaatttttttgggcatttctgcctttactGGATAGGGcagctagatatgaaaggggaagaGTGAGGGGGACGACATGCAtgaaatcgtcacaggttggactcgaaccGTGGACCTTCTGTGTCAAGGCATAcactatatctatatatctgcaCCTgcgctaccaactgagctaacccggccacttctatgactttttattactttttacgacatactatgctatgagtattttattacttttttcaacattctatactatgacttttaatgactttatttgacatactataatatgactattttattacttttttcaacatactatactataaatcttttctgactttttttgacatactatactatgacttttttcaacattctatactatgacttttaatgactttatttgacatactataatatgactattttattacttttttcaacatactatactataaatcttttctgactttttttgacatactatactttgtttctgactttttttggacatactatactatgagtattttattacttttttcgacatactatactatgacttttttattactttttttgacatactatactatgactattttattactttttttcgacatactatactatgactttttattacttttttcgacatactatactatgactttttattactttttacgacatactatgctataagtattttatcactttttttgacatactatactatgactattttattacttttgttcgacataatatactatgacttttttcgacatgacCTTTTGCAAAAtacctatactatgactttttgacatactacattATGACTTGCCCAGAAGGTGAattggcacctctccagctaccagtccacactccggattctggtccgtactgggacttgaatCAGCTACCCTCTGGTTCCTAACCTGACTCCCTACAGAGTGAGCTACTGCCATTccaacatttcaatgaaatgtATACTACTcaaaacatactatactatgactttttattacatacagtactattactttttagTATTTTGTATGACATAATATGCTATCAATTTTAATGCAAACACTGTTCTTCACAGGTAACCAATTAGTATGATGTTGGTGTTGGTGCAGGACTCGGGTCCATTTGAAATGAGAAAGCACAACTGAAGAAACTGCTCTGCAGATGTCAAGCAAGACACTCAAGTGCAGCTTGATTCATTGATGTTTTTTCTCTCCACAGGACTCTGCCAGCCCTGTAGGCTTTCTGTTAGATTTTCATATCTGTTGTCTGTTTGACAGGtctgtttttagttttaaaaaatatagtttTGACCTGAATTGATTTTTTCGGCTATCAATCATGTATTCCTTAGCGAGAAATCACATGCTTTTCACCCATGCTCTCAATGAAGATCACCATTCAGGCAAAACTATACTATTGAAAATTATAATTAAACAGTATACATATTATTAACTATTTAAATCAATGCACAAGAAGGTTGCTtgctgtttgattttttttgctaCATGTTCTTTGCATGTGCACACAGATATTAAATCTATGAAactgttaaatatatatacagtatatatatgtactGACCTCACAGTGCCTAACATCATTTCAACATCATTTTACATAGCATCAAAGCTGCATTAatccaaaacaaaaatgcaagaCAACATCCTGGTGACAGAAATTTATACAAATCCTTCTGGGAATAGCCACTGTCAAGGCAAGGTAGAAATACATCAATACTTCAGCCCCACATATCTCATATTTGACctcattttaaaatccattcCCTTATGTTGAACCAAGTTCCAAGAGAGATGAGAACAGATACATGAAAGAAGTTGGattggtgaaaaaaaagaaagaactgCATTAGTGTGAGAACCATCCTCACTCAAAGTGTTGATTGATGGGCTCACAGGCAACCTTTGCTATGAAAAGGGAAAGCTAAATATGATTGGTACAGAATCCCAGCAATAACGATTGGCATGCatccattttctatattttGTGAATGTGTATTATGATTGTACTGAACTTTCAGAGAATGTGTTATAtcttttttgataaaaaaaaaaagtattgtaacATTGGACAGCTGTATGAATTGAATACCAAAAACCAAAACTGTAAACTCCCACACAAGCATATAAAAAATGCTCAGATTTGGAGAGCTCTAAAACGATTACATCTTTAGCCATAGAACTCTTTCACCatgacaaaatgttgaaataatcCCCTTACATATGTGCATTTTGGAAAATGAAAGCCATATTAGTGGGGTGTTCTTAGCAGTAGCAGTGCATTAAACCTTGATTTCCACACTACTATTTTCcacactttttttctgcataATTGTCTGGTTGTTAAATCAATTATGGAGGTCTCTAATCAACAGCACAGCCTGCAGGTACACTGGGGGAGATCTTTGAAAATAATGTGCAATGATTATACGAGGTGCACGCTGTATAAAAATTAAACAACAGTTTAGCACACTCAGCGTGTGTTCAGTGATAGAGGGGGTTGTACAAAACAACAGACACACCTCAAAATGCCAAACACATTGGAGATTTTGAGAATTTGCCATTGTGTCCATGACAACCATTGTAAGCAAGGCTTTGTTGGACATGAAATGACACAGCCTGAGACTTTAAACCCATAGACACAAAGGAAATCCATTTGCTTCCTACGACAACTAAAacaacagcatttcacatttcaACGTTTGAGATAGGCTGCATAATACATCTTCAGCTGTGATAAGGAGCTGTTATGATATGCTTCGGTCAGGTctggtttttgtgtgtttgtttattcagcGTTTGGAAAATGTTCTACTTTTGTCCCTGATATTAGCTCAGCTGTCTGCTGTGAGCCTGCTCTTGTTGAATCTGTTCATAGAGTGTCATCTGAAGACTGATCGGCCCATCAAGCTAAACTCTGGTAGGCGCTACAGGATGCCTTTGGCTAAAAAACATATGTAAGAAGTAATTTATTTCACAGACAATTTCATGAGTATTTGTACCGTCAGTGTTGCTGCcatgggttgtgtgtgtgtatgtttgaatGAAATGCCAGATGGACAAAGACAATTTTCTACCTTTGTTGACAAGTATTGTATTCTATTCTGATATTCAAAGCAATAGCTCAACCATTTGGGTAACatgctttttcactttctttcccAGAGATGAGAAGAGATTGATGCTGTCTGATCATGTCTCTGTGTTAAGTAAAAAGCTGAAGCCAGAAGGTGATTAGCtttgcttagcataaagacttaaAGCAGGGGTACACAGCTAGCTTGGCTCTcaaaaatacttatttttaaTACGCTTTTTGTCAGTTTATCTATTCACCCATTATTTCTCAGCAGAGCATCTATAGCACTGGTGGACTGAGGGGGgtaaaatataataaagtgCTCTAGTGCCAGATACACACCTGAACTGAAGCGGTGTGAAAAGCCACGAAGCGGAgatattttcattttggcgccaaTGTTATTCAATCTGTCCTGCCACGCTGCGATCAGGATCAgccgcaaaattacgaatcccactatggccacgccaaaacccgccctacgaagcagttcgattggttggggttaggcatttgacctcgagtggttaaggttaggatagccgattggtcaggggataggacctgtacaaatggggttatgttaccttgtgtaagcatggatgcctggccaataaatggtTTCAGCATCTCCTCTATTTCTTGCGAGCGAATGTGTCAAGCCAGGTAGGTAATCATatacaggaagaccacagtgcaGCTAGATACTTTACAACATAAaccaaatttcaaaataaaacgctAGGTTCATGGCGATTTTAGCTGTCTTGACTTTGATAAGGCACACGGAGACAGAGACCGATGGACGGACAGACAAagtgacacactcacacaaacacgcacgcacgcacgcacgcacgcacgcgcgcttgcgcgcacgcacacacacacacacacacacacacacacacacaaacattcactggaagagagagagaggttttgTAAAGTGGAGAGGAGAAGGATCACTTACCTTTGATTGCCTTCAGTTGTGTTTCTTCTTGGGTTTCTTGTGAAATAACCGTGGCATTTAATACAGAATACAACTATACCAACTGAAATAGCAgtaatttaaaaagaatattGACATGTTTCTGAATGAGAATCAATAAGGCTCAAGGTCTTGGTGTGAAGGACAGATCTGGcgttaaaaacacatttccaaaAGCCTTCTCCTACTTTAGTCCAGGAGTAGCTCTGAAAGCACACCTGAAACTACAGTGCTGGGCCTCAGaggaaaataattaaaactTTATGAACCATGGACCTCTCACAGACTGACCTCTACACAGTTACTGTAAGCCACAGTCTCTATAAAAACATCTTTCACCCACCACGTCATGGGTTGAAGGGTTTTCCTTGTAAGAAAAGAAGCACTGaattttttaaaatacattttattatgtagaagacaaaatgtacaatattcACATTGGAGTGGTTGTTACAGACGGATGTTACACATTCTCAcacccaactcgtaaaataaggACGTTCGGTCAGGAGCCTTTTTCGTTCTTATTGAtgttaaaagtctcctttagcgtctcaTGTAAACGTGCTTGGTCGCCACTATTGCaaggggaaaggacgcctcaaaaGCCGGGAAACGGCCGCAAGTGAAGCCGGGAAACGGCCGCGGGTGAAACGGAATCGCGGAGGtaaaaacaacggggaaaggacgcctcaaaaGCCGGGAAACACAACGCCACATGCTGGGCGCGAACCCGAGTCTCCTTAGTGAAAGTCCGGTGTTTTACCCATCTGCGGCTCTCCCCTGTACGTTACACAAATACGCCGAAGGGTGCCTTTTTCGTCGCATCAGACACTGCCCAAACGTacttattttacgagttcggaatgagaacgggttggaTGTTAATGTAATTAATTCCACCAAAGATTCCATTTCAGACAATAGAAATGTTAATTCCATCAGAAATACAATGCTATggtagaaatgtaaaaaaacaaacagactttGCTGCATTTGAAATGAACCTCTTTAAACAAAACCACCCACCCACGCCCACACACATATGGGTAATAACAATGTAGTTTCAGTAAGAGGAACGGTTTAGGTCTACTTCTAATGGGGTCTGCAACAAGGTCCACAAGACATCTGCACTTCACAGTGAAAATGAACTTCAttatatttacacaaaacactgacaaaacacaaaacaaaacctaaAGAAGAGTACAAAATATGACTCACTGGTTAAATGTTTGTTAGTTGACAGCACAGTCTAAGCCTCTTTTGTGAGGATTGAGATGAACTTTCAAACAAACTATTTCAGATAAAGTTAACCACTAATTATCTCTAAAGGGTTGATTTGGAGAAGACAGGTATGTTTCAGTTGTTACTTTCCCTATATATTAAAGTTCACCCCTCTGATCCAGCTTAATGTCATACAATCAATTAGATGAGGATCTCTGAGAGGCTGATTGTGATCCAGGTTTCCCCCAGCCACAACTAACTTTCCCCTATTTTGGAGTCCCACAAAATAATATGATGCTTCAAATCATTGCACCAAAGTGATTTCCTTTCCATGTCTTTAATTAAGTCCATCAACatattgtgtttgatttagcACACAATTCAAACCCCTTAGCAGTGGATCTCGTAGGCAACCTGAGATCCGAAGAGGAGACTCTGACTGAGGAAGAGCTCCTCTGGGTCTGTTGTTAAGGGTCCCTCGCCTCCATCTGCTGGGTTTCTGCGAAGCCCCATTCCCCCTGATCTGGTCAGTGTCTGCACCATTTCGTGGTCCAGGAGGGCCTCCTTCATACCCTTCTGCTGGACAAACCCACTCATCATGGGACACCTGGATGAAGTGGAGCCCAGGACAGGCTGGGTTCTGTTGAGTACGTACATCTCGTGTCCGTGGTCATCGCGGTACTCCTCCAGCTGCGCAAATGTGGTGGGTCCGTCTGAGTAGTCGTTCACATAGAGGATGCTCTCTTCCTTGCTGGTACAGTAGGAGCCGCCTTCTTCTTTGCGGTACTGTTGGTGACGAGTGTAGATCATAATCAAGAGGAGAATGACAGTGAGTGCCAGCAAGGAGATGCCAACAGCAATGGCGGTCTGTGTAGCAGGGCCAAGAGCATAGAAGTCCATGCTGTCCTGTTCGTAGAGCAGCTCCTGGCTAACATCCAGAACCTCTGGCTGATAGAAGGAGTTAGATGAAGAGGAAACAAAGGAGTGCGTGTTCAAACGAGGCCAGAACTGGGATGAATATGAAGAAGACACGTTGACAGCCAGATGAAAGGTAACTCTGGCAACACCACCAGGGTTCCAGGCTTCACACTCGTAGCGCCCAGCATGCGCTACAGTCACATTGCTGAGGAACAGCATGCCGCTGCCCATGTCTGGATCAAAGCTGTCCCTCTCGCCGCCCTCCTCAGTCCCACGCACAAGTCCCTGGATTCCTCCAACACCCCCAATCTTGATCCCTCCACTGCTGGGCAAGGCTGTCACCATTCCTCCAGCTCCAGGCCTGAAGAGCTCACCATTGGGTCCCAGCTCTTGAACCAAGCCTCGAGGTGATAACTGGGCCTTGCCATGCAAGGCTTTCTTCCAGGTCACCTGAGGCTGAGGGTATCCCGAAGCCTGGCAGGAGACTCTGAGGCTCTCCCCCAGTCGCACAGTCAGGTGGCTGGACTCGAGCTGCACCACAGGGGGGATGCAGACCAGGCTGTTGGGAGCCACCTCCACCAGGCTGAGGTGGGAGAGGCGAGGCGGTTCAGAGCACATCAGCCGACGCTGTTCGGCAGAGCTCAACAGACGCTGTCCGTCTTCACTGATCCAGGTTCTCAGCCAGCCCAGAGCACAATCACAACGCCATGGGTTCTCTGGAGGTTAGGAATGGAAGAGCACAAGGTAGACCAAAGTGTATGGTTTTGTCAACTGTTGTTTCCAAGAACAAGAACAAACTTCAAAAGCCCAACTTTTAAGCCAATATGGCAGAGAATCCCTTAAAGAACCAGAACAGAACAAATCTACAATTCCATGAAAACTGAGCAAACTTCATCGGCTGATTGCAATTGGTTCCCAAGGTGAAGTATTAACT
It encodes the following:
- the lrrc24 gene encoding leucine-rich repeat-containing protein 24, whose product is MVLFWFSSVVLIIVALIPRPSAGCPAGCRCYSLTVECGSLGTKEIPQDVPSVTETIFLQDNAIVQIRLQDLTRLGSLHYLYLQNNSISALEPGAFLSQGQLLELALNGNLIHLVTPDMFRGLEHLRILYLAGNQITRVQDYTFRGLQRLQELHLQENSIELLAEQALSGLSSLALLDLSRNHLRTLGASSLKPLVSLQVLRVTENPWRCDCALGWLRTWISEDGQRLLSSAEQRRLMCSEPPRLSHLSLVEVAPNSLVCIPPVVQLESSHLTVRLGESLRVSCQASGYPQPQVTWKKALHGKAQLSPRGLVQELGPNGELFRPGAGGMVTALPSSGGIKIGGVGGIQGLVRGTEEGGERDSFDPDMGSGMLFLSNVTVAHAGRYECEAWNPGGVARVTFHLAVNVSSSYSSQFWPRLNTHSFVSSSSNSFYQPEVLDVSQELLYEQDSMDFYALGPATQTAIAVGISLLALTVILLLIMIYTRHQQYRKEEGGSYCTSKEESILYVNDYSDGPTTFAQLEEYRDDHGHEMYVLNRTQPVLGSTSSRCPMMSGFVQQKGMKEALLDHEMVQTLTRSGGMGLRRNPADGGEGPLTTDPEELFLSQSLLFGSQVAYEIHC